A genomic segment from Streptosporangium roseum DSM 43021 encodes:
- a CDS encoding DUF2293 domain-containing protein — MSRLERRIVEAAEAALAQRKYVTAIDVLTGIRWLHTRHVDTWRQGRVAALEELSAVDGAKMADAVAALRRWALAKGLTPSETAYVSGGRDRGELRFVAGGDDSAFRVHWISPDMSEARRRQLAERQSKAPDLVVVEQQAWQCAGCGDTGPYLIMESAGPHCLTCADMDHLVFLPSGDAALSRRAKKESGLAAVVVRLNPRRKRYERRGILVEEAALALAEEQCLADEEVRLRRRERDRERRAGEDVEFQAGMAMEITRMFPGCPPERAEEIARHAGQRGSGRVGRTAAAKVFDTNAITLAVVASVRHLDTDYDRLLMAGVPRAEARDRIRTAIDRVLDRWRAAAGAPVRDRPRGETA, encoded by the coding sequence GTGAGCAGACTTGAGCGCCGGATCGTGGAGGCGGCGGAGGCCGCGCTCGCGCAGCGGAAATACGTCACCGCGATCGACGTGCTGACCGGGATCCGCTGGCTGCACACCCGGCACGTGGACACGTGGCGGCAGGGCCGGGTGGCCGCGCTGGAGGAGCTCTCGGCCGTCGACGGCGCCAAGATGGCCGACGCGGTGGCCGCGCTCCGGCGCTGGGCACTGGCCAAGGGGCTCACCCCGAGCGAGACCGCCTACGTGTCCGGCGGCCGGGACCGGGGAGAGCTGCGGTTCGTCGCCGGTGGGGACGACAGCGCCTTCCGGGTCCACTGGATCTCGCCGGACATGAGCGAGGCCCGGCGGCGGCAGCTCGCCGAGCGGCAGAGCAAGGCTCCCGACCTGGTGGTGGTGGAGCAGCAGGCCTGGCAGTGCGCGGGCTGCGGTGACACCGGCCCTTATCTGATCATGGAGAGCGCCGGGCCGCACTGCCTGACCTGCGCGGACATGGACCACCTCGTCTTCCTGCCCTCGGGCGACGCGGCTCTCAGCCGGCGGGCGAAGAAGGAGAGCGGGCTGGCCGCCGTCGTGGTCAGGCTCAACCCGCGCCGCAAGCGCTACGAGCGGCGGGGCATCCTCGTCGAGGAGGCCGCGCTGGCGCTGGCCGAGGAGCAGTGCCTGGCCGACGAGGAGGTACGGCTGCGCCGCCGCGAGCGGGACCGGGAGCGGCGGGCCGGCGAGGACGTGGAGTTCCAGGCCGGGATGGCCATGGAGATCACCCGGATGTTCCCCGGCTGCCCGCCCGAGCGTGCCGAGGAGATCGCCCGGCACGCCGGCCAGCGGGGTAGCGGCCGGGTGGGCCGTACCGCCGCCGCCAAGGTGTTCGACACGAACGCGATCACGCTGGCGGTGGTCGCCTCGGTGCGGCACCTCGACACCGACTACGACCGGCTGCTGATGGCGGGGGTGCCCCGCGCCGAGGCCAGGGACCGGATCCGGACGGCCATCGACCGGGTCCTCGACCGGTGGCGCGCGGCTGCCGGAGCCCCCGTGCGCGATCGACCCCGTGGAGAAACGGCGTGA